GCCGGATGCCAGTCGGCCCGATGGCTCCCGACGCCGATCAGACGCCGAGCACGCGGGCGAGAGTCCCGCCCAGCACCTCGGCCTCCTGCTCTGGCGTCAGGCCGAGGGCCCGGACAGCCGCGATCTCACGCCCTGGGTCCGCCATCGGCCAGTCCGACCCGAAGACGAAGCGGTCAGCGCCGTGCCTGTCCACGATCTGGCGGATCCGGTCCTTGTCGAGATCCGCCATCGTCGGCGGCCAAGACGTCTCGAGGATCACGCCGGTGCCCACCAGCGTGTCCTCCGCCTCGTCGAGGAGGTGGTAGCCGCCGTAGTGGCAGGCCATGATCACCAGCCCGGGGACAGCCTCCGAGAGCGCCCGCACCTTGCGGGGATGCCCGCGCTCGGTCTGCTCAGGAGTGCCACCCGCCCCGGCATGGGTGATCACGGGGATCCCGTGCTCAGCGAGGCCGTGGGCGATCTCGACGATCTGCGCAGACCCGAGGTCGAGCTCCTGGAACAACGGATGCAGCTTCACGCCCACGATTCCGTGGTCGACGAGGGAGGCGATGTTCTCCTCGACCGGAAGATCGGGATGCACCGTCCCGAACGGGAAGAACCGTGACCTGTCCAGCGACCCGATGAACGCGTTGGTCCGGTGGACATTCCTGGCCACACCCGCGACGCCCAGCGCGGACACACGGTCGATGCCCGCGTCGTCCATGGTCCGGAGCAGGCCGGACACGGTCCCATCGAACATCGGGTCCAGGCCGGCCGGCCGGGTGGCGAGGATCTGGGGCGCGATGTGGTCGGGCCACACATGGCAGTGGCTGTCGAGGATCATCGAGTCACCCGGCCCACGAGCTCCTTGGCGAGCGAGTCGTAGATGACCTCCGTGGCCCCCTCGTAGATCCGCATCGGTCGGGCCTCGCGGTACAGCCGCTCGATCTTGCTTCCACGGACGAGGCCGAACCTGCCCATCACCTGCACGGCTCGGTCCACCACGCGCCCGGCCATCTCGGTCGCACCCACCTTGGCGAGGGAGGACAGGTGCAGGTTGGCCCGGGGGTCGCGGGAGGCTGCTGCCGCGGCACGATAGGTCAGCGCGCGGGCCATCTCGATCTCCGACCAGGAGGAGGCGAGGTCGGCGGGGATGCCA
This window of the Frankiales bacterium genome carries:
- a CDS encoding amidohydrolase family protein yields the protein MILDSHCHVWPDHIAPQILATRPAGLDPMFDGTVSGLLRTMDDAGIDRVSALGVAGVARNVHRTNAFIGSLDRSRFFPFGTVHPDLPVEENIASLVDHGIVGVKLHPLFQELDLGSAQIVEIAHGLAEHGIPVITHAGAGGTPEQTERGHPRKVRALSEAVPGLVIMACHYGGYHLLDEAEDTLVGTGVILETSWPPTMADLDKDRIRQIVDRHGADRFVFGSDWPMADPGREIAAVRALGLTPEQEAEVLGGTLARVLGV